One Ignavibacteria bacterium genomic region harbors:
- the atpD gene encoding F0F1 ATP synthase subunit beta yields MPESGANIGKIIQVIGPVIDVDFSEGKLPEINNALRINRINLEGVEEVLVTEVQQHLGENRVRTVAMDSTDGLVRGMDVIDTGEPIMIPVGQEVLGRLINVIGDTIDGKEPLKTSMKYPIHRDPPKMTALSTKREMFETGIKVIDLIEPYTKGGKTGLFGGAGVGKTVIIQELIHNIAKQHGGYSVFAGVGERTREGNDLYLEMTESGVIKNTALVFGQMNEPPGARQRIGLTGLTIAEYFRDELGKDVLLFIDNIFRFTQAGSEVSALLGRMPSAVGYQPTLATEMGQLQERITSTMKGSITSIQAVYVPADDYTDPAPATTFAHLDATTELSRKITELGIYPAVDPLTSTSRILDPLIVGDEHYNVAQGVKKILQNYQDLQDIINILGIDELSDDDKIVVARARRIQRFLSQPFAVAEQFTGLQGRYVRLEDTIKGFKGILNGDYDDLPEQAFMLVGTIEDAIEKAKKLRD; encoded by the coding sequence ATGCCTGAAAGCGGCGCTAATATTGGTAAAATAATTCAAGTTATAGGTCCGGTTATTGACGTGGACTTCAGCGAAGGCAAGCTTCCTGAAATTAATAACGCTCTTAGAATTAACAGGATTAATCTCGAAGGCGTTGAAGAAGTTCTGGTTACGGAAGTGCAGCAGCATCTCGGTGAAAACAGAGTCAGAACTGTTGCAATGGATTCAACTGACGGTTTGGTTAGAGGTATGGATGTTATAGATACGGGCGAACCAATCATGATTCCTGTCGGACAGGAGGTCCTTGGAAGACTTATTAATGTTATCGGTGATACAATCGACGGAAAAGAACCGCTGAAGACAAGTATGAAATATCCCATTCACCGCGACCCTCCTAAAATGACAGCTCTTTCTACAAAGAGAGAAATGTTTGAAACAGGTATTAAAGTCATTGACTTAATCGAACCCTATACAAAGGGCGGTAAAACAGGACTTTTCGGCGGTGCTGGAGTTGGTAAAACGGTTATCATTCAGGAGCTTATTCATAACATCGCAAAACAGCATGGCGGTTATTCGGTGTTTGCAGGTGTTGGCGAAAGAACAAGAGAAGGAAACGACTTATATCTCGAAATGACTGAGTCAGGTGTTATTAAAAACACCGCTCTCGTATTCGGTCAGATGAATGAACCCCCGGGTGCCAGACAGAGAATCGGTTTAACAGGTTTGACTATCGCCGAATACTTTAGGGATGAACTCGGAAAAGATGTTCTTTTATTTATAGATAATATTTTCAGATTTACACAGGCTGGCTCGGAAGTATCTGCTCTGCTCGGGCGTATGCCTTCCGCAGTAGGATATCAGCCGACTCTTGCAACGGAAATGGGTCAGTTACAGGAAAGAATCACATCGACTATGAAAGGTTCGATTACATCTATTCAGGCGGTTTACGTTCCTGCTGACGACTATACAGACCCGGCTCCCGCAACTACGTTTGCTCACCTTGACGCTACAACAGAACTGTCTAGAAAGATTACCGAGCTTGGTATTTATCCTGCGGTTGATCCGTTAACATCAACCTCAAGAATTCTCGATCCGTTAATCGTAGGTGACGAGCATTACAACGTAGCTCAGGGCGTGAAAAAGATTCTTCAGAATTATCAGGACCTTCAGGATATTATTAACATTCTTGGTATCGATGAGCTTTCAGACGATGATAAAATAGTTGTTGCAAGAGCAAGAAGAATTCAACGATTCCTTTCTCAACCGTTCGCTGTTGCAGAACAGTTTACTGGCTTGCAGGGAAGATACGTTAGACTTGAAGATACAATCAAAGGTTTTAAAGGTATATTGAACGGTGATTATGACGATTTACCCGAGCAGGCATTTATGCTCGTCGGTACGATTGAAGATGCTATTGAAAAAGCTAAAAAGCTCAGGGATTAA
- a CDS encoding M14 family zinc carboxypeptidase has protein sequence MNKFLPLFLLIAIIITSNSYSQNLKSYTSQKDKVEYSLKTKGELYFRFNLNSKDRVIELGKHISIDNVLNRVFYFEVYAYANSEEMDYFSTQGIDFELLKHPGDAENIITSDNVGQITAWNVYPTYSAYITMMNNFAASYPNVCRIHNAGTTVQGRQILFAVISDSVNFRKPKPRFMYTSSMHGDETTGYVLMLRLIDTLLSGNGNSALITNLAKNCEIWINPLANPDGTYHGGDNTVSGAWRYNANSIDINRNFPDPVAGPNPTGTWQPETIVMMNLMRQFNFTLSMNFHGGAEVFNYPWDCKAALHPDDAWYINLGRRYVDTVHRYSPSSYLDDNLGYPNIPGIVNGYSWYYVYGGRQDYITYFAGGREVCLEISSTKMVPQANLPTYWNYNFRSFLYFIKESLNGVRGIVTDSVSGAPIKAKIYTVGQNDSTWIYSDSVCGDYHRMLAPGTYSLTFTAPNYFSKTVTGIQVFTDSAVTYNVKLKSTFTRINPNEVTISRFELYQNYPNPFNPETKISFDLKEASHVVLKIFDVSGKEVSLLTNEFYTAGNHTIKWNASDLPSGIYYARILVNEGKDYIAVRKLVMVK, from the coding sequence ATGAATAAATTTCTGCCTCTTTTCCTGTTAATTGCAATAATTATCACGAGCAATTCTTACTCTCAAAATTTAAAAAGCTATACATCACAGAAAGATAAAGTTGAATACAGCTTAAAGACTAAGGGAGAATTGTATTTCAGGTTTAACTTAAACTCAAAGGATAGAGTTATTGAACTTGGGAAACACATATCTATTGACAACGTATTGAACCGCGTATTTTATTTTGAAGTTTATGCTTATGCAAACTCAGAAGAAATGGATTACTTTTCAACGCAAGGAATTGATTTTGAATTGCTGAAACATCCGGGTGATGCGGAGAATATTATAACATCAGATAATGTAGGACAAATAACAGCATGGAATGTTTACCCAACTTATTCCGCATATATTACTATGATGAACAATTTTGCGGCATCATATCCCAATGTATGCAGGATTCATAATGCAGGGACAACGGTTCAGGGTAGACAGATCTTATTTGCAGTGATTAGCGACAGTGTTAATTTCAGAAAACCAAAGCCGAGATTCATGTACACGTCATCAATGCACGGCGATGAAACGACAGGATATGTGTTGATGTTAAGACTTATTGACACACTTTTAAGCGGCAATGGAAACAGCGCATTAATTACTAACCTTGCAAAAAATTGCGAAATCTGGATTAATCCTCTCGCGAATCCTGACGGAACTTACCACGGCGGAGACAACACAGTATCAGGTGCATGGCGGTATAATGCTAATTCAATAGACATAAACAGAAACTTCCCCGACCCGGTAGCAGGTCCTAATCCGACGGGAACGTGGCAGCCGGAGACGATAGTTATGATGAACCTGATGAGACAGTTTAACTTTACTTTATCGATGAATTTTCACGGGGGAGCTGAAGTGTTTAATTATCCATGGGATTGCAAAGCTGCACTTCATCCAGACGACGCCTGGTACATAAACCTTGGAAGAAGGTATGTTGATACAGTTCACAGATATTCACCTTCATCATATCTTGATGATAATTTAGGTTATCCCAACATCCCCGGAATAGTTAACGGATACTCGTGGTATTATGTTTACGGAGGCAGACAGGATTATATTACATATTTTGCGGGAGGCAGAGAAGTATGTCTTGAAATATCAAGCACAAAGATGGTTCCTCAGGCAAACCTTCCTACATACTGGAATTATAATTTCAGGTCTTTCCTTTATTTTATAAAAGAGTCATTAAACGGTGTTCGCGGTATTGTTACAGACTCTGTTTCGGGTGCACCCATCAAAGCAAAAATATACACGGTCGGACAAAACGATTCAACATGGATTTATTCGGATTCAGTATGCGGTGATTATCACAGGATGCTTGCTCCCGGCACATATTCATTAACTTTTACTGCTCCGAATTATTTTTCAAAAACGGTAACCGGAATACAGGTTTTCACGGATTCAGCCGTTACGTATAACGTAAAACTAAAATCTACATTTACCAGAATAAATCCCAACGAAGTAACTATTAGCAGATTTGAGCTGTATCAGAACTATCCAAATCCATTCAATCCTGAGACGAAGATTAGTTTTGACCTTAAAGAAGCATCACACGTAGTTTTAAAAATCTTTGATGTATCGGGGAAAGAGGTTTCATTATTAACGAATGAATTTTATACGGCAGGAAATCATACGATAAAATGGAACGCATCAGATTTACCAAGCGGAATTTATTACGCAAGAATACTCGTGAACGAGGGAAAGGATTATATTGCTGTGAGGAAGTTGGTCATGGTAAAGTAA